From one Flavobacterium kingsejongi genomic stretch:
- a CDS encoding ribonucleotide-diphosphate reductase subunit beta, protein MSAIEPILQENKNRFVIFPIKHHDIWDWYKKMEASFWTAEEIDLHQDLNDWNNKLSEEEKYFIKHILAFFAASDGIVNENLAENFVNEVQYAEAKFFYGFQIMMENIHSETYSLLIDTYVKDETEKDQLFRALEVFPAIKKKADWALQWIDSDSFAERLIAFAAVEGIFFSGAFCSIFWLKKRGLMPGLTFSNELISRDEGVHCDFAVHLHNHHLVNKVPKDRIKQILVDALDIEREFITESLPVSLIGMNAVLMTQYLEFVTDRLLVELGCERQYNVGNPFDFMDMISLQGKTNFFEKRVSEYQKAGVLNSGSGGDSDSQKISFDADF, encoded by the coding sequence ATGTCTGCAATAGAACCAATTTTACAAGAGAATAAAAACCGATTTGTCATTTTTCCTATCAAGCACCATGATATTTGGGACTGGTATAAAAAGATGGAAGCGAGTTTCTGGACTGCTGAAGAAATTGACCTGCATCAGGATCTAAATGACTGGAACAATAAACTGAGTGAAGAGGAGAAATATTTCATCAAACACATCCTGGCATTTTTTGCTGCCTCAGATGGTATCGTTAATGAAAACCTCGCGGAGAATTTTGTAAATGAAGTGCAATATGCAGAAGCAAAATTTTTCTATGGCTTCCAAATCATGATGGAGAATATCCATAGTGAAACCTACTCCCTGTTAATCGACACCTATGTAAAAGATGAAACAGAAAAAGACCAGCTTTTCCGTGCACTGGAAGTTTTTCCGGCCATTAAGAAAAAAGCGGACTGGGCATTGCAGTGGATCGACTCCGATTCGTTTGCAGAACGCCTGATTGCTTTTGCAGCGGTAGAAGGAATTTTCTTTTCCGGAGCTTTCTGTTCTATCTTCTGGCTGAAGAAAAGAGGCCTTATGCCGGGACTTACGTTTTCCAATGAACTGATTTCCCGTGATGAAGGCGTGCACTGTGATTTCGCAGTACACCTGCACAACCATCACCTGGTGAATAAAGTGCCGAAAGACAGAATCAAGCAGATTCTTGTAGATGCACTGGATATTGAAAGGGAATTTATTACAGAATCCCTGCCGGTTAGCCTTATCGGGATGAATGCAGTACTGATGACACAATACCTGGAGTTTGTAACTGACAGGCTGTTGGTGGAATTAGGCTGCGAAAGACAATATAATGTGGGTAATCCGTTTGATTTTATGGACATGATCTCGCTTCAGGGAAAAACTAATTTCTTTGAGAAACGGGTGTCCGAATACCAGAAAGCGGGTGTTTTGAACAGCGGTTCCGGTGGTGATAGTGATTCTCAGAAAATCAGCTTCGACGCTGATTTCTAA
- a CDS encoding RDD family protein: MVTENPDLEVFRIDSSLYAANGRRFVNFAIDVIAILFSFFLFGFCVRVFCELTGSMALAMFIENIMADSGPTAWLLFEISAVLGYYVFFEVCFAKTIGKYITKTRVVDEFGKKPKFKNILLRTFCRLIPFEPLSFFGEPGKSWHDSISKTYVVKESLLVTKKEAFYSLKQIGQNL, encoded by the coding sequence GTGGTTACTGAAAATCCAGATTTAGAAGTTTTTCGAATTGATTCGTCACTTTATGCTGCAAATGGAAGGCGTTTTGTAAACTTCGCTATTGACGTAATTGCCATATTATTCAGCTTCTTTTTATTCGGTTTTTGCGTTCGCGTTTTTTGTGAATTAACAGGAAGTATGGCACTGGCAATGTTTATAGAAAATATAATGGCAGATTCAGGTCCTACTGCATGGCTGCTTTTTGAAATTTCTGCAGTGCTCGGATATTATGTTTTTTTTGAAGTTTGTTTTGCTAAAACGATTGGAAAATACATTACCAAGACACGTGTAGTTGATGAGTTTGGTAAAAAACCAAAGTTTAAAAATATACTGTTACGCACCTTTTGCCGTCTTATTCCTTTTGAACCTCTTTCCTTTTTTGGAGAACCTGGAAAAAGTTGGCATGATAGCATTTCTAAGACCTACGTAGTAAAAGAATCACTTTTGGTTACTAAAAAGGAAGCTTTTTATTCTTTAAAACAGATTGGACAAAACCTATAA
- a CDS encoding DUF3078 domain-containing protein, whose protein sequence is MRNLPLIFGFLLILFTSSAIAQSEIITTKPDTISYWKGKNEIGLDVSQIAFMNWSIGGNSSISGLLKGKFTRTYEKNNVTWFNEVLMRYGINKQEDRELRKTDDAIQINSTFGYRNDTISKWYHSAKFNFNTQFTDGYSYPNREIAISKPFAPAYVFLGIGAEYINKEEKLNFYISPLTQKTTLVLDERLANQGSFGVQPAVYDEDGNMISSGKKSKTELGFLVTNHWKTNVYKNITFENRLSLYSDYINKFGNIDVDWQMQLDFVVNEYVKANIGTHLIYDDDIKAKEEINGQQVTVGPKVQLKQTLGIGLTYLF, encoded by the coding sequence ATGAGAAACTTACCCCTAATCTTCGGGTTCCTTTTGATCCTATTCACCTCTTCCGCTATTGCTCAAAGTGAAATCATCACTACCAAACCTGATACGATTTCCTATTGGAAGGGTAAAAATGAAATAGGGCTTGATGTGAGCCAAATTGCCTTTATGAACTGGAGTATTGGTGGAAACAGTTCCATTTCAGGATTACTCAAAGGAAAGTTTACCCGTACCTATGAAAAAAACAATGTTACCTGGTTCAATGAAGTGCTGATGCGTTATGGGATCAACAAACAGGAAGACCGGGAACTTCGCAAAACCGATGATGCGATACAGATCAACTCTACCTTTGGCTATCGGAACGATACCATATCGAAGTGGTACCATAGTGCCAAATTTAATTTCAACACCCAGTTCACCGATGGATATTCCTATCCCAACCGGGAAATTGCCATCTCAAAACCTTTTGCCCCGGCGTATGTGTTTCTAGGTATTGGTGCGGAATACATTAACAAAGAAGAAAAATTAAATTTCTATATCTCCCCATTGACGCAAAAGACAACATTGGTTTTGGACGAAAGGCTAGCCAATCAGGGTTCTTTCGGTGTACAGCCTGCCGTGTATGACGAAGATGGAAACATGATCAGCAGTGGTAAAAAATCAAAAACCGAATTGGGATTCCTGGTTACCAACCACTGGAAAACCAATGTCTATAAAAACATTACCTTCGAAAACAGGCTGAGCTTATATTCCGATTACATTAATAAGTTTGGTAACATCGATGTCGATTGGCAAATGCAACTGGACTTTGTCGTCAACGAATATGTTAAGGCCAACATTGGTACCCACCTCATTTATGATGATGATATCAAAGCCAAAGAAGAAATTAACGGGCAACAAGTAACCGTAGGCCCGAAAGTACAGTTAAAACAAACGCTTGGTATTGGGCTTACGTATCTTTTTTAG
- a CDS encoding ribonucleoside-diphosphate reductase subunit alpha, whose protein sequence is MFVVKRDGNREPVMFDKITDRVKKLCYGLNDLVDPVKVAMRVIEGLYDGVTTSELDNLAAETAASMTISHPDYAQLAARIAVSNLHKNTKKSFSETMTDMYHYVNPRTGKEAPLLADDVFEIIQKNAQVLDSTIIYNRDFNYDYFGFKTLERSYLLKINGKIVERPQHMLMRVSVGIHKDDIESVIETYELMSKKFFTHATPTLFNSGTPKPQMSSCFLLTMKDDSIDGIYDTLKQTAKISQSAGGIGLAIHNVRATGSYISGTNGTSNGIVPMLRVYDMTARYVDQGGGKRKGSFAIYVEPWHADIFDFLDLRKNHGKEEMRTRDLFLGMWIPDLFMKRVQEDSTWTLMCPNECPGLSEVHSEEFDALYLRYEAEGKGRKTIKAREIWEKILESQVETGLPYMLYKDAANRKSNQKNLGTIRSSNLCTEIIEYTSPDEVAVCNLASISLPMFVENGKFDHKKLFDVTKRVTLNLNKVIDRNYYPVIEAENSNVRHRPVGLGVQGLADAFIMLRMPFTSDEAKKLNQEIFETLYFAAVTASMELSKIEGPYSTFKGSPISQGEFQYNLWGLKDEELSGRWDWTSLRKEVMEHGVRNSLLVAPMPTASTSQILGNNEAFEPYTSNIYTRRTLSGEFIVVNKHLLEDLVDLGLWNETLKQEIMRHNGSVQNIDVIPAHIKELYKTVWEMSMKDILDMSRQRGYFIDQSQSLNLFMENANFAKLTSMHFYAWQSGLKTGMYYLRTKSAVDAIKFTLNNDKKEQPVALETEEIAVEDFKAMLLKAQASEPDDCEMCGS, encoded by the coding sequence ATGTTTGTAGTAAAAAGAGATGGCAATAGAGAGCCTGTAATGTTTGATAAGATTACGGATAGAGTAAAAAAATTATGTTACGGCCTGAATGACCTCGTAGATCCTGTAAAAGTGGCGATGCGTGTAATCGAAGGCTTGTATGATGGGGTTACCACTTCTGAATTGGATAATCTTGCGGCAGAAACAGCGGCATCGATGACGATTTCACACCCGGATTATGCGCAATTAGCGGCTCGTATTGCGGTTTCAAACCTGCATAAAAATACTAAAAAATCGTTCTCTGAAACGATGACGGATATGTATCATTACGTAAATCCGAGAACCGGGAAAGAAGCGCCTTTATTGGCGGATGATGTTTTTGAAATCATCCAGAAAAACGCTCAGGTGTTAGATTCTACGATTATCTACAACCGTGATTTTAATTATGACTATTTCGGGTTTAAGACGCTGGAGCGTTCTTACCTGCTGAAAATAAATGGAAAAATTGTAGAAAGGCCACAGCACATGCTGATGCGTGTTTCTGTAGGAATCCATAAAGACGATATCGAATCGGTTATTGAAACGTATGAACTGATGTCTAAGAAGTTCTTTACGCATGCGACACCTACGCTTTTCAATTCCGGTACACCAAAACCACAAATGTCTTCCTGCTTCCTGCTGACCATGAAAGATGACAGTATTGACGGGATTTATGATACACTAAAACAAACGGCGAAGATTTCACAGTCTGCCGGAGGGATTGGCCTTGCGATCCACAATGTAAGGGCTACAGGTTCGTACATCAGTGGTACCAACGGAACTTCCAATGGTATTGTACCGATGCTTCGGGTGTATGACATGACCGCACGTTATGTAGATCAGGGTGGTGGTAAACGTAAAGGTAGTTTTGCGATTTATGTAGAACCATGGCATGCTGATATTTTTGACTTCCTGGATTTGAGAAAAAACCACGGTAAGGAAGAAATGAGAACCCGTGACCTATTCCTTGGAATGTGGATCCCGGATTTATTCATGAAACGCGTACAGGAAGATTCAACCTGGACCTTAATGTGCCCGAACGAATGCCCTGGATTATCGGAAGTACACAGTGAAGAATTTGATGCACTTTACCTGCGTTATGAAGCAGAAGGAAAAGGGCGTAAAACCATCAAAGCGCGTGAGATCTGGGAGAAAATCCTGGAATCACAAGTAGAGACCGGATTGCCTTATATGTTGTATAAAGATGCAGCCAACCGTAAATCCAACCAGAAAAACCTGGGAACTATCCGTTCGTCCAATCTGTGTACAGAAATTATCGAGTATACATCACCGGATGAAGTTGCAGTATGTAACCTGGCATCGATCTCTTTACCAATGTTTGTTGAAAACGGTAAATTTGACCACAAGAAATTATTTGATGTTACCAAAAGAGTAACCTTAAACCTGAATAAAGTAATCGACAGGAATTACTATCCTGTTATCGAAGCAGAAAATTCCAATGTGCGCCACAGGCCGGTAGGTTTAGGAGTACAGGGACTGGCAGATGCTTTTATCATGCTGAGAATGCCTTTTACCAGTGATGAGGCCAAAAAACTGAACCAGGAAATCTTCGAAACCCTGTATTTTGCAGCGGTAACGGCTTCTATGGAGTTGTCTAAAATTGAAGGCCCTTATTCTACTTTCAAAGGATCACCAATCTCACAGGGTGAATTTCAATACAACCTTTGGGGACTTAAAGATGAAGAGCTTTCCGGACGTTGGGACTGGACTTCTTTGCGTAAAGAAGTAATGGAGCATGGAGTAAGAAACTCCCTTTTGGTAGCGCCTATGCCTACTGCTTCTACGTCACAAATCTTAGGAAATAACGAAGCTTTTGAGCCGTATACTTCCAATATCTATACCCGTAGAACCTTATCTGGAGAATTCATTGTAGTGAACAAACACCTGTTGGAAGACCTGGTAGATTTAGGATTATGGAATGAAACCCTGAAACAGGAAATCATGCGCCATAACGGATCCGTTCAGAATATCGATGTGATCCCGGCTCATATTAAAGAACTGTACAAAACGGTTTGGGAAATGAGTATGAAAGATATATTGGATATGTCCCGCCAAAGAGGGTATTTTATCGACCAGTCTCAGTCACTGAACCTGTTCATGGAAAATGCCAACTTCGCGAAACTGACTTCTATGCACTTCTATGCATGGCAATCCGGATTGAAAACCGGAATGTACTACCTGAGAACGAAAAGTGCTGTGGATGCTATTAAGTTCACATTGAACAACGATAAAAAAGAACAGCCGGTAGCTTTGGAAACAGAAGAAATCGCAGTAGAGGATTTCAAAGCCATGCTGTTGAAAGCACAGGCGTCTGAACCGGATGATTGTGAAATGTGCGGTTCATAA
- a CDS encoding DUF3109 family protein, with product MFQLGKTIVSEDILEKDFVCNLSACHGACCVDGDAGAPLSAEETRILEEIYPKVKPFLRKEGIAAIEAQGTWVTGTDGDLETPLIDNKDCAYVIFDGKTALCGIEQAYNQGIVSWKKPVSCHLYPIRIKDFSEFSAVNYDRWDICDPACSLGAELEVPVYKFVREALIRRFGEDWYMELEKVATELKG from the coding sequence ATGTTTCAATTAGGAAAAACCATAGTATCGGAAGATATTTTAGAAAAAGATTTTGTCTGCAACCTCTCAGCCTGCCATGGTGCCTGCTGTGTTGATGGTGATGCGGGTGCGCCACTAAGTGCGGAGGAGACCCGGATTTTGGAGGAAATCTACCCTAAAGTGAAGCCTTTTTTACGTAAAGAAGGTATAGCGGCAATTGAAGCACAGGGAACCTGGGTAACAGGAACCGACGGTGACCTGGAGACGCCGCTGATTGATAATAAAGACTGTGCTTATGTGATTTTTGATGGCAAAACCGCACTCTGTGGTATTGAACAAGCCTATAATCAGGGTATTGTCAGTTGGAAAAAACCGGTTTCCTGTCATTTGTACCCGATCCGTATTAAGGATTTCTCAGAATTTTCCGCGGTTAATTACGACCGTTGGGATATTTGTGATCCCGCCTGTTCCCTAGGTGCTGAACTGGAAGTTCCCGTATATAAATTTGTTCGCGAGGCCCTCATCCGGAGATTTGGCGAAGATTGGTATATGGAACTTGAAAAAGTAGCGACCGAATTAAAAGGATAA
- a CDS encoding FAD-dependent oxidoreductase, which produces MFDVLIIGGGVSSMSCALILGSAHNKPFVADKKTGILTHQKASSLQDALFNNAYGIPPGKLGSELLTESTQHLKDMYPQIQQIPDEKAMKIEGSYPAFTVITNKNSYTTKIVVLGVGASNSFQIEGLMQYVVPHAKMPAVKQRIQLTNTDHKVAEGIYAIGTLAGWRSQLSIAAGSGASVGTDILTLWNDGNHADAHDSIRK; this is translated from the coding sequence ATGTTTGACGTTTTAATCATCGGAGGCGGTGTTTCTTCGATGTCCTGTGCGCTGATTTTAGGATCTGCCCACAACAAGCCTTTCGTTGCTGATAAAAAAACAGGGATTCTTACCCACCAAAAAGCCTCTTCACTTCAGGACGCCCTTTTCAATAACGCTTATGGCATCCCTCCTGGAAAATTAGGCTCGGAATTATTGACCGAAAGTACCCAGCACCTCAAGGATATGTACCCACAGATCCAACAGATTCCAGATGAAAAAGCAATGAAAATTGAAGGCAGCTATCCTGCTTTTACGGTTATTACCAATAAAAACAGCTATACTACTAAAATTGTTGTGTTAGGCGTAGGTGCTTCCAATTCTTTTCAAATTGAAGGACTGATGCAATACGTCGTGCCCCATGCAAAAATGCCAGCGGTTAAACAACGGATCCAATTGACCAATACCGATCATAAAGTAGCCGAAGGCATCTACGCCATTGGTACACTGGCAGGATGGAGAAGCCAGCTGTCGATCGCTGCAGGTAGTGGTGCTTCTGTAGGAACTGATATCCTCACCCTATGGAATGACGGCAATCATGCCGATGCTCACGATAGCATTAGAAAATAA
- a CDS encoding IS256 family transposase yields the protein MIEDGKLPKDFAKQFKNKEDFHTFFQDLYKQGIEQLLQGELDAHLGYEKHNIDGYNTGNSRNGSFSKNIKSETLGNMVLAIPRDRNGEFEPQVIGKGQSMSEKIEDAILGMYSRGMTRSDIVEQVKEVYGISVSESTISTISDRILADVDLWTKRALEPQYLIVWMDAVHMKVRTDGKYENHAIYIVIGLKTDGKKEVLGMWLNKEESASFWMTVLSDIKSRGVKDILIACTDNLTGFTKAIRGVFPNTESQLCIVHQIRNSLKFVVVKDRKAFCSAMKEVYTAINQEEAVLALAEFKKNWEAKYKYAVCSWEKNWENLMPFLAYPAEIRKIMYTTNTIENLNRGIRKYTKTKVQFPDEKSVKKSVYLAIQNCEKSWINAIPSWGLIMNQFLVIFGERCNIKH from the coding sequence ATGATCGAAGATGGTAAATTACCCAAAGATTTTGCAAAGCAATTTAAAAACAAAGAAGACTTCCATACTTTTTTTCAAGACCTGTATAAACAAGGCATTGAACAACTACTCCAGGGAGAATTGGATGCTCATCTGGGATATGAGAAGCATAATATTGACGGATACAATACAGGCAATAGCCGTAATGGTTCTTTCTCAAAGAATATAAAATCAGAGACTTTGGGCAATATGGTCCTGGCTATTCCCCGGGATAGAAATGGTGAATTCGAGCCTCAGGTCATCGGAAAAGGCCAATCGATGAGTGAAAAGATTGAAGATGCTATTTTAGGAATGTACAGTCGTGGAATGACCCGTAGTGATATTGTAGAACAAGTTAAAGAAGTTTATGGGATATCAGTAAGTGAGTCCACGATTTCGACCATCTCTGATAGAATACTGGCTGATGTTGATTTATGGACTAAAAGGGCTTTAGAACCACAGTATCTGATTGTTTGGATGGATGCTGTGCATATGAAAGTAAGAACAGATGGGAAATATGAAAACCATGCAATTTACATTGTAATCGGACTAAAAACAGATGGTAAGAAAGAAGTATTAGGAATGTGGCTAAATAAAGAAGAGTCGGCTTCATTTTGGATGACTGTACTCTCTGACATAAAATCTCGTGGAGTAAAGGATATTCTCATTGCCTGTACAGATAACCTTACCGGATTTACAAAAGCTATCAGAGGTGTTTTTCCAAATACAGAATCCCAGCTTTGCATTGTTCATCAAATAAGGAATAGCCTTAAGTTTGTAGTAGTTAAGGATAGAAAAGCATTTTGCAGTGCAATGAAAGAAGTATATACTGCAATAAATCAGGAAGAAGCCGTTTTAGCTCTGGCTGAATTTAAAAAAAACTGGGAAGCAAAATATAAATATGCCGTTTGCTCCTGGGAAAAGAATTGGGAAAATCTCATGCCTTTTTTGGCCTATCCTGCTGAAATCAGGAAAATAATGTACACCACAAATACAATAGAAAACTTAAACAGGGGAATTAGAAAATATACCAAAACAAAAGTGCAGTTCCCAGATGAAAAAAGCGTCAAGAAATCAGTCTATTTAGCAATACAAAATTGTGAAAAAAGCTGGATAAATGCAATACCAAGCTGGGGATTAATCATGAATCAGTTCTTGGTCATATTTGGAGAAAGGTGTAATATTAAACACTAA
- a CDS encoding transposase, producing MIEDGKLPKDFAKQFKNKEDFHTFFQDLYKQGIEQLLQGELDAHLGYEKHNIDGYNTGNSRNGSFSKNIKSETLGNMVLAIPRDRNGEFEPQVIGKGQSMSEKIEDAILGMYSRGMTRSDIVEQVKEVYGISVSESTISTISDRILADVDLWTKRALERDWSKFCVNSS from the coding sequence ATGATCGAAGATGGTAAATTACCCAAAGATTTTGCAAAGCAATTTAAAAACAAAGAAGACTTCCATACTTTTTTTCAAGACCTGTATAAACAAGGCATTGAACAGCTACTCCAGGGAGAATTGGATGCTCATCTGGGATATGAGAAGCATAATATTGACGGATACAATACAGGCAATAGCCGTAATGGTTCTTTCTCAAAGAATATAAAATCAGAGACTTTGGGCAATATGGTCCTGGCTATTCCCCGGGATAGAAATGGTGAATTCGAGCCTCAGGTCATCGGAAAAGGCCAATCGATGAGTGAAAAGATTGAAGATGCTATTTTAGGAATGTACAGTCGTGGAATGACCCGTAGTGATATTGTAGAACAAGTTAAAGAAGTTTATGGGATATCAGTAAGTGAGTCCACGATTTCGACCATCTCTGATAGAATACTGGCTGATGTTGATTTATGGACTAAAAGGGCTTTAGAACGAGACTGGTCGAAATTTTGTGTAAACAGTTCTTAG
- a CDS encoding deoxyguanosinetriphosphate triphosphohydrolase: MHWEQLLSLKRQGDKNKRLRKEQDDTRLGFEVDYDRIIFSSAFRSLQDKTQVIPLSKTDFVHTRLTHSLEVSVVGRSIGRLVGKKIIEKYPHLQEIHGYQPNDFGAIVAAACLSHDIGNPPFGHSGEKAIGEYFKTGNGQQYKSQLTAKQWQDLVDFEGNANGFSVLSATRPGIEGGLRITYATLGAFMKYPKESLPKKPTKAIADKKYGFFQPDKAFFKEVAEELGLIPNKTGDDIGYERHPLAYLVEAADDICYTIIDFEDGINLGLIDEDFALEYLIKLVKDNIREKYNTLTTKEDRISYLRALAIGSLIQDAVKVFIENEELILAGKFPYALTDKSQYKAQMDDIIKLSVKNIYQSREVVEKELTGYQIINVLLEKFITAYNNDFDGQATSYDKLLLKLLPEKFTVEKNELYDRLLHICHFISLLTDGNALILYNTVTGQKL; the protein is encoded by the coding sequence ATGCATTGGGAACAGCTTTTGTCCCTGAAAAGACAAGGCGATAAAAATAAAAGATTACGTAAAGAACAGGATGATACCCGTTTGGGATTCGAGGTTGATTATGACCGGATCATCTTTTCCTCGGCTTTCCGAAGCCTGCAGGATAAAACGCAGGTGATTCCACTATCCAAAACCGATTTCGTTCATACCCGGCTGACCCACAGTTTGGAAGTTTCGGTGGTTGGCCGCTCTATTGGCCGTTTGGTTGGGAAAAAAATTATAGAAAAGTATCCGCATTTACAGGAAATACACGGGTATCAGCCCAATGATTTCGGCGCAATCGTGGCCGCCGCCTGCCTGTCGCATGATATCGGGAACCCACCTTTTGGGCATTCCGGTGAGAAAGCAATTGGTGAATATTTTAAAACCGGAAACGGGCAGCAATATAAGAGCCAGTTGACTGCAAAACAATGGCAGGATTTGGTAGATTTTGAAGGAAACGCGAATGGTTTTTCGGTATTGTCTGCTACACGTCCGGGTATTGAAGGGGGTTTGCGGATTACCTATGCTACTTTGGGCGCATTTATGAAATACCCGAAAGAAAGCCTTCCGAAAAAACCAACCAAAGCAATTGCCGATAAAAAATATGGTTTCTTTCAGCCCGATAAAGCTTTCTTTAAGGAAGTTGCAGAAGAATTAGGGCTTATCCCCAATAAAACGGGAGATGATATTGGATACGAACGGCATCCGTTGGCTTATCTTGTAGAAGCAGCCGATGACATTTGTTATACGATCATTGATTTTGAAGATGGGATTAACCTGGGGCTGATCGACGAAGATTTTGCGCTCGAATACCTGATCAAACTGGTCAAAGACAATATCCGTGAAAAATATAATACACTTACCACTAAGGAAGACCGGATCAGTTACCTGAGAGCTTTGGCTATCGGGAGCCTGATTCAGGATGCGGTAAAGGTATTTATTGAAAATGAGGAACTGATCCTGGCGGGGAAATTTCCGTATGCACTGACGGATAAAAGCCAGTATAAAGCGCAGATGGATGATATTATCAAACTCAGCGTCAAAAATATTTACCAAAGCCGTGAGGTGGTCGAAAAAGAGCTTACAGGATACCAGATCATCAATGTGTTATTGGAGAAGTTTATTACGGCTTATAATAATGATTTTGACGGCCAGGCAACCAGTTATGATAAGCTATTGCTTAAACTGTTACCGGAAAAATTTACCGTTGAAAAGAATGAGCTGTACGATAGGTTGTTGCATATCTGTCATTTTATCTCGTTGCTTACGGATGGAAATGCCCTGATACTATACAATACCGTTACCGGCCAAAAGCTGTAA
- a CDS encoding MarC family protein — protein MEFDLGFDWREIVTATMVLFAVIDIFGSIPIIINLRNKVGKIESEKASIVAAVIMIAFLFVGEEILKLIGIDVNSFAVAGSFVLFFLALEMILGIRLYRDEEASTASIVPIAFPLIAGAGTMTTLLSLRAEYKTINIIVAIALNIILVYIVLKASAKIERIIGPNGLGIIRKVFGVVLLAIAVKLFATNVKGLFE, from the coding sequence ATGGAGTTTGATTTAGGGTTCGACTGGAGGGAAATTGTTACAGCTACGATGGTATTATTTGCCGTGATCGATATTTTTGGCAGCATCCCAATCATTATTAACCTGCGAAATAAAGTTGGAAAAATTGAATCGGAAAAAGCCTCTATAGTAGCCGCTGTCATCATGATCGCGTTTCTTTTTGTCGGCGAGGAAATCCTGAAACTCATCGGGATCGATGTCAATTCATTTGCTGTTGCAGGATCCTTTGTGTTATTCTTCCTGGCATTAGAAATGATATTAGGCATACGCCTGTACCGGGATGAAGAAGCGAGTACCGCCTCTATTGTTCCTATCGCCTTCCCGCTTATTGCCGGAGCCGGAACCATGACCACCCTCTTATCGCTGCGTGCAGAATACAAAACCATCAACATTATCGTTGCCATTGCCTTAAACATCATACTCGTTTATATCGTACTGAAAGCCTCTGCAAAAATAGAGCGGATCATCGGTCCCAATGGACTGGGTATTATCCGTAAGGTCTTTGGCGTTGTACTTTTAGCTATTGCTGTTAAATTATTCGCAACTAATGTTAAAGGTCTTTTTGAATAA